One Solanum lycopersicum chromosome 4, SLM_r2.1 DNA window includes the following coding sequences:
- the LOC138348246 gene encoding uncharacterized protein, whose product MSNDHSSASYIHMVQHLIEKCLIYKMTKEECMEALSKHANIKPVITATVWKELEKENKEFFEEYKESQNTKDRMTEEETSAMIEKMILDSKEPGPSK is encoded by the exons ATGAGTAACGATCATTCATCAGCTTCGTATATCCACATG GTGCAACACCTGATAGAGAAGTGTTTGATTTACAAAATGACAAAAGAAGAGTGCATGGAGGCACTATCCAAGCATGCAAACATCAAACCTGTTATCACTGCTACTG TGTGGAAAGAGTTAGAGAAAGAGAACAAAGAGTTTTTCGAGGAATACAAAGAATCACAAAATACCAAAGATCGTATGACAGAGGAAGAGACAAGTGCTATGATAGAGAAAATGATATTAGATTCCAAAGAACCGGGTCCTTCCAAATAA